In the Actinomycetota bacterium genome, ACCGGATCGAGTTCATACCTGTCAGGCCCGCTCGCGCGCTGCGCGGGATGCTTCGCGGCCGTGACACGAGCTTCGAGCGTGATCGCGAGGACCGCGTGTGAACGTCGTCGACTCCTCGGCGTGGCTGGAGTACTTCGGCGACGGTCCCAACGCCTCGGAATTCGCGGGGGCGATCGAGAAGCCGGATGACCTGATCGTCCCCACGCTCACGTTCTTCGAGGTCTTCAAGCGAACGCATCAGATCGCAGATGAGACCACTGCGCTTGATGCCGTCGCCGTCATGATGCAGGGCAGAGTCGTCGACCTGACGCCGTCGCTGGCCTTGGACGCAGCTCGAACCTCCCTCGAGACAGGGCTTGCGATGGCGGATTCGATTATCCTTGCGTCTGCTCGCGCGGAGGATGCCG is a window encoding:
- a CDS encoding type II toxin-antitoxin system VapC family toxin; its protein translation is MNVVDSSAWLEYFGDGPNASEFAGAIEKPDDLIVPTLTFFEVFKRTHQIADETTALDAVAVMMQGRVVDLTPSLALDAARTSLETGLAMADSIILASARAEDAVLWTQDSHFDGIERVEFRPKR